The following are encoded in a window of bacterium genomic DNA:
- a CDS encoding sulfite exporter TauE/SafE family protein, with protein sequence MKKGFFVILAFLTLLFASTGHAYEIGGDDENPFSVYFDESPEPMTQGASTTFKFLFQIPPEYYLYADKLTVELDPPGGISLGTLVKPLAEVKMDPYLEKEVEIYHNELSLDLPVSISAQIAPGTYALSGVIKLQGCSTELCYRPMTYPITINLTVNGTQVTPPTTSDSFFAKTKKLLQSSQFSDVAGLGFLWSIFVAFLGGLLTDLTPCVWPMIPVTLVVIGLHKDKSIFHNLFYVSVMVAGMAFMYSILGLIVAALGKSFGFLFQNVYFLTFIILFLVVMALSLFDLFHFHIPQFLHNFLAKISTAGVGGIFFTGMTLGFMATPCVGPIVGPLLVYVAKTQNILEGFVLMFAYAMGMGTIFVVIGTFYGSFTGRLKSGAWMTVVKKILGVLLLVVAAYYAFSLYQPTRSHQHSNQTFVYSLGDGLDRAQKENKPVLIDFFATWCLPCMELDKTVFENEIIDQELKDAWVPIKIDCSQSTPACEEAIKRYNIIGWPTVVFLDRNQQEVSEERLVGKVIKPTEMTTILNRVKGKK encoded by the coding sequence ATGAAAAAGGGCTTTTTTGTCATTTTAGCGTTTTTAACACTCCTTTTTGCCTCAACAGGACATGCTTACGAAATAGGGGGCGATGACGAAAACCCTTTTTCGGTTTATTTTGACGAAAGCCCCGAGCCCATGACTCAGGGTGCTAGTACCACCTTTAAGTTTCTGTTTCAAATTCCACCCGAATATTATTTGTATGCCGATAAATTAACCGTTGAGTTAGATCCTCCTGGGGGTATTAGCCTTGGTACTTTGGTAAAGCCTTTAGCCGAAGTAAAAATGGATCCTTATCTCGAGAAAGAGGTGGAAATTTATCATAACGAACTGTCGCTAGATTTACCCGTAAGCATTTCGGCTCAAATAGCACCCGGCACCTATGCTTTAAGTGGCGTGATTAAACTACAGGGCTGTTCTACCGAACTTTGCTACAGGCCCATGACGTATCCTATTACCATTAATCTTACGGTAAACGGGACTCAAGTGACACCGCCAACAACCAGCGATTCCTTTTTTGCTAAAACTAAAAAATTACTGCAAAGCTCCCAGTTTTCGGATGTGGCCGGTCTTGGTTTTTTGTGGTCAATTTTTGTTGCGTTTTTAGGAGGACTTTTAACCGATTTAACACCCTGTGTTTGGCCTATGATACCAGTAACGCTGGTGGTGATTGGTTTGCATAAAGATAAATCTATTTTTCATAATTTATTTTACGTGTCGGTGATGGTGGCAGGGATGGCTTTTATGTACTCCATTTTGGGGTTAATAGTAGCCGCGTTGGGTAAAAGTTTTGGTTTTTTATTTCAAAACGTTTATTTCCTCACATTCATCATTTTATTTTTGGTAGTGATGGCGCTTTCGCTTTTTGATTTATTTCACTTTCATATCCCGCAATTTTTACACAACTTTTTGGCTAAAATTTCTACAGCCGGAGTAGGGGGCATCTTTTTTACCGGGATGACATTGGGTTTTATGGCTACTCCCTGCGTGGGCCCTATTGTGGGGCCGCTCTTGGTTTACGTGGCAAAAACACAAAATATATTAGAAGGCTTTGTACTGATGTTTGCCTATGCCATGGGGATGGGCACCATTTTTGTGGTAATTGGTACTTTTTATGGTTCATTTACAGGACGACTCAAATCGGGCGCGTGGATGACTGTGGTTAAAAAGATATTGGGTGTTCTTTTACTGGTTGTGGCCGCTTATTATGCGTTTAGCTTGTATCAGCCAACAAGGAGTCACCAGCATAGCAATCAAACTTTTGTTTATTCATTAGGTGACGGTTTGGATCGTGCCCAAAAAGAAAACAAACCTGTTCTTATCGATTTTTTTGCCACCTGGTGTTTGCCCTGCATGGAGTTAGATAAAACCGTTTTTGAAAATGAAATTATTGATCAGGAACTGAAAGACGCGTGGGTGCCTATTAAAATTGATTGTAGTCAATCTACACCCGCCTGCGAAGAGGCTATAAAGCGTTACAATATTATTGGCTGGCCCACGGTGGTTTTTTTAGATCGTAATCAACAAGAAGTTTCGGAGGAGCGACTTGTAGGAAAAGTAATAAAGCCAACGGAGATGACAACAATTTTAAACCGTGTGAAGGGGAAAAAATAA
- a CDS encoding diadenylate cyclase has protein sequence MSARDPNQAKAKMMKAHNKSFIKSALDAAKGVKAKYLFVYIDSVDEELLPDTLPKGIQLILVSKKANYTWNQPTPIRGVITIPKLKLGRMGMIKIAVLFALSTKLVNADDTIVFLGGKAEQGMLDFVLSLTIASESEVLTGTDFENLPDTVKAAVFEHTLNLAIEMSNKGREGKPVGTIFVLGDEERVMQLSKQMIINPFKGYSEEERNLLNPALKDTIIEFSALDGAFVISGDGEVISAGRYLSAATDESEIPRGLGARHISAAGITALTNAIAIVISESTGDVRIFRHGKVIMSIEKPSR, from the coding sequence ATGTCTGCTCGCGATCCTAATCAAGCCAAAGCCAAAATGATGAAGGCACATAACAAGTCATTCATCAAATCGGCTTTAGATGCTGCTAAAGGCGTTAAGGCCAAATATCTTTTTGTATACATCGATTCGGTAGACGAAGAGCTATTGCCCGACACCTTACCCAAGGGTATTCAGCTTATTTTGGTTTCTAAAAAAGCTAATTACACCTGGAACCAGCCTACCCCTATTAGAGGGGTTATCACCATTCCCAAACTCAAGCTGGGTCGTATGGGCATGATTAAAATTGCCGTCCTTTTTGCTCTGTCCACAAAACTGGTTAATGCCGACGACACCATTGTGTTTTTAGGAGGCAAAGCCGAACAAGGCATGCTTGATTTTGTGTTATCACTCACCATTGCCAGTGAATCGGAAGTACTGACCGGTACCGATTTTGAAAATTTGCCCGATACCGTAAAAGCTGCCGTGTTTGAGCATACACTTAATTTGGCTATTGAAATGTCTAATAAAGGCCGCGAAGGCAAGCCCGTGGGCACAATTTTTGTGCTGGGTGACGAAGAACGCGTGATGCAATTAAGCAAACAAATGATCATCAACCCCTTTAAGGGCTATTCGGAAGAAGAACGAAATTTATTAAACCCGGCTTTAAAAGACACCATTATCGAATTTTCTGCCTTAGACGGTGCTTTTGTTATTTCGGGCGATGGCGAGGTTATTTCGGCCGGACGTTATTTAAGTGCGGCTACCGATGAGTCTGAAATTCCCCGTGGTTTAGGGGCCCGCCACATATCGGCGGCCGGTATTACGGCGTTGACAAACGCCATTGCGATTGTTATTTCGGAGTCCACCGGCGATGTGCGGATATTCAGACATGGTAAAGTCATCATGAGTATCGAAAAGCCTTCCCGCTAA
- a CDS encoding alpha/beta fold hydrolase yields the protein MPVQKLRRSVRRVARRIKSWSTIAALTLSGNRIERKADLHKSKNPVLLIYGFGATRRTFAILEKRLYNDGYTVFSINLGGTLGTFNTNPIEELASHIDQKIERLYQKYQFRGKISILAHSKGGLIGHYYIKRLGGDRRVKMLITMGTPHNGSPWALLASFTPAAFMSKSIRQMTPMSNFIRRLKQGPFPKKVKLYSIYSKDDRICVYPGGVLEEAANVKNLEIDSISHSEFLIKKSVYHVIRHALNDNMPASLEERTRQKVLKDREKMNQKSSLRLIEGAKNFSLKKALGGE from the coding sequence ATGCCGGTTCAAAAACTACGCCGTTCTGTACGCCGTGTGGCTCGCCGCATTAAAAGTTGGTCTACCATTGCGGCCTTAACCTTAAGCGGTAACCGCATCGAAAGAAAAGCCGATCTCCATAAAAGTAAAAATCCGGTTCTCCTTATTTACGGCTTTGGCGCCACCCGCCGCACTTTTGCCATTTTAGAAAAACGCCTTTATAACGATGGGTACACCGTATTTAGCATTAACCTGGGCGGAACGCTGGGCACCTTTAACACCAATCCTATTGAAGAATTAGCCTCGCACATCGATCAAAAAATTGAACGTCTCTATCAAAAATATCAGTTCCGCGGCAAAATCAGCATTTTGGCCCACTCTAAAGGCGGACTTATTGGCCACTACTATATCAAGCGTTTAGGTGGTGACCGCCGTGTAAAAATGCTGATTACCATGGGCACACCGCATAACGGTAGTCCTTGGGCCTTACTGGCCAGCTTCACCCCTGCAGCTTTTATGAGCAAAAGCATACGCCAGATGACCCCTATGAGTAATTTTATCCGCCGCTTAAAACAAGGTCCCTTCCCTAAAAAAGTAAAATTGTATTCCATATATTCCAAAGACGATCGCATTTGTGTGTACCCTGGCGGTGTGCTAGAGGAAGCGGCCAATGTGAAAAATTTAGAGATCGACAGCATCAGTCATTCGGAATTTCTCATTAAAAAATCCGTGTACCATGTGATCCGCCATGCCTTAAACGACAACATGCCGGCCAGTTTAGAAGAACGCACCCGTCAAAAGGTATTAAAAGACCGCGAAAAGATGAATCAGAAATCAAGTTTACGCCTCATTGAAGGGGCTAAGAATTTTAGTTTAAAGAAAGCTTTGGGCGGCGAATAA
- a CDS encoding DMT family protein, which yields MSTIILLIFSNVFMTFAWYGHLRYKNVPLWQAIAVSWLIAFVEYCFQVPANRIGAQYFETAQLKTIQEIITLVVFIAFSVFYLKEPLRWNYLVGFGFMIAAAFFVFKKW from the coding sequence ATGTCTACTATCATCCTTCTTATCTTCTCCAATGTGTTCATGACTTTTGCCTGGTATGGGCATTTGCGTTACAAAAACGTGCCGCTCTGGCAGGCTATTGCCGTTAGTTGGCTTATTGCTTTTGTGGAGTATTGTTTTCAGGTGCCGGCTAACCGTATTGGTGCGCAGTATTTTGAAACCGCACAGCTTAAAACCATTCAAGAAATCATCACGCTCGTTGTTTTTATCGCCTTTTCTGTTTTTTATCTTAAAGAACCACTACGTTGGAATTACCTGGTAGGTTTTGGTTTTATGATTGCTGCCGCTTTTTTTGTATTTAAAAAGTGGTAG
- the hemC gene encoding hydroxymethylbilane synthase → MNLKELKIGTRASKLALWQANFVKDSLLKIHPHLSIILHPITTKGDQILDVTLSKVGGKGLFVKEIEDALLNKTVDVAVHSLKDVPGELPQGLMLASYPVRENPSDALVSKNNLSFEQLKKGAILGSSSLRRISQLKALRPDLQFINLRGNVETRIRKMNEGVCDAIILAKAGLIRLGMDSLITEELNMIPAVAQGALGLETRVGDEDVISLLKGLDHYETRVCVEAEREFLRVLNGGCQVPLGCHATLSGQKIILNGFVASPDGSQMIQKKLEVPVDKNVEGGNTLAQSLLQAGADVILNAVKDPLV, encoded by the coding sequence GTGAATCTTAAAGAATTAAAAATTGGAACGCGCGCTTCAAAACTGGCCTTGTGGCAGGCCAATTTTGTTAAAGATTCTCTTTTAAAAATTCATCCTCATCTTTCTATTATCCTTCATCCCATCACCACCAAAGGCGATCAAATTTTAGATGTGACCTTATCTAAAGTAGGTGGAAAAGGTTTATTTGTTAAAGAAATTGAAGATGCGCTATTAAATAAAACGGTAGATGTAGCGGTTCATAGTTTAAAAGATGTGCCCGGTGAGTTGCCTCAAGGCTTGATGCTAGCGTCCTATCCGGTGCGTGAAAATCCCAGCGATGCGCTGGTTTCCAAAAATAATCTTTCGTTTGAGCAATTAAAAAAAGGGGCCATCCTTGGTTCTTCCAGCCTGCGTCGTATCAGTCAACTGAAAGCCTTAAGACCCGATCTTCAATTTATAAATTTACGTGGCAATGTGGAAACACGCATCCGTAAAATGAATGAAGGCGTCTGCGATGCGATTATTTTAGCTAAAGCCGGGCTCATCCGTTTAGGCATGGATAGTCTTATCACCGAAGAATTGAATATGATTCCCGCAGTAGCTCAAGGGGCTTTGGGTTTAGAAACGCGTGTGGGCGATGAAGACGTTATCTCTCTTTTAAAAGGTTTGGATCACTACGAAACACGCGTATGTGTAGAAGCAGAACGTGAATTTTTACGTGTGCTTAACGGCGGTTGCCAAGTGCCGCTGGGTTGCCATGCCACGCTTTCGGGCCAAAAAATTATCCTCAATGGTTTTGTAGCGTCACCCGATGGTTCTCAAATGATTCAAAAAAAGTTGGAAGTGCCGGTTGATAAAAATGTAGAAGGTGGGAATACTTTAGCGCAATCACTTCTGCAAGCCGGTGCTGATGTCATCCTGAACGCAGTGAAGGATCCCCTAGTGTAA
- the topA gene encoding type I DNA topoisomerase: MSKNLVIVESPAKAKTIEKYLGRDFTVKASIGHIKDLPKKNLGVDLKNNFEPEYEVIPGKKKVIDEIKKAAQGSEIVYLAPDPDREGEAIAWHVAEEIKKLKKKPVIHRVLFNEITKSAIREAIQKPIVLNTSMFEAQQARRILDRLVGYQISPLLWEKVRRGLSAGRVQSVAVRLVCEREDEISKFISEEYWNLEIKVEGSIPPAFSARLSKIDGKKAELKNGDDTQALVKSLKGQNLLLKAIEKKEQKRHPTPPFITSKLQQEASRKLGFTAKKTMMLAQRLYEGIEMDDVTEGLITYMRTDSLRVADVAIEQVRGFIKETYGSEYVPESPNFYKNKKGNTQDAHEAIRPTNMEHAPDKVKKYLERDAYRLYDLIWKRFVASQMKPAVLDRTVFVIEVKNCEFRASGSVVKFPGFLSVYREDWDEGDNESRDNQDEEGRLLPNLKEGENLKCHEFLPSQHFTEPPPRYTEASLVKELEEKGIGRPSTYASILSVIQDKKYVDKIEGKKFRPTDLGKLVNDLLVNHFPDILDVKFTAHMEEELDDVEEGKMKWTDTLNEFYSTFSKTLGEAKVAMRDVKRQEIPTDQKCEKCGGVMVIKFGKHGEFLACQAYPDCKNSKEFVRNEAGKIEIQAEETTDEKCDKCGRAMVVKRGKFGKFLACSGYPNCKTTKAVSIGVNCPKCTKPLSEKKTRRGKVFYGCTGYPQCDFASWDKPVNQKCPQCGASYLVEKTTKAHGTTIKCAEKECGYSRSVEESES, encoded by the coding sequence ATGAGTAAAAATCTTGTTATAGTTGAGTCTCCGGCTAAAGCCAAAACTATTGAAAAGTATTTGGGCCGTGATTTTACGGTTAAGGCCTCTATTGGCCATATAAAAGACTTGCCTAAAAAGAATTTGGGCGTTGATTTAAAAAATAATTTTGAACCTGAATATGAAGTAATTCCCGGTAAAAAAAAGGTTATTGATGAAATTAAAAAAGCGGCTCAGGGTTCTGAAATTGTTTATTTAGCCCCCGATCCAGATCGCGAAGGAGAAGCTATTGCCTGGCATGTTGCCGAAGAAATTAAAAAGCTAAAGAAAAAACCGGTTATACATCGTGTTCTTTTTAACGAAATTACCAAATCGGCCATTCGTGAAGCTATTCAAAAACCAATTGTGCTAAATACCAGTATGTTTGAAGCCCAACAGGCGCGTCGTATTTTAGACCGCTTGGTGGGGTATCAAATTAGTCCTTTGTTGTGGGAGAAGGTTCGTCGCGGATTATCGGCAGGTCGTGTGCAATCGGTGGCGGTGCGGCTTGTATGTGAACGCGAAGATGAAATTTCAAAATTTATTTCCGAAGAATACTGGAATTTAGAAATAAAAGTAGAAGGCAGTATCCCGCCGGCATTTTCGGCACGCCTTAGTAAAATTGACGGTAAAAAAGCTGAGCTTAAGAATGGCGATGACACTCAAGCCTTAGTTAAAAGTTTAAAAGGTCAAAATCTTCTATTAAAAGCTATTGAAAAGAAGGAGCAAAAGCGCCATCCTACGCCGCCGTTTATTACATCCAAACTCCAGCAGGAGGCCTCACGCAAGTTAGGGTTTACCGCTAAAAAAACCATGATGCTGGCACAACGCCTGTATGAAGGTATTGAAATGGATGATGTAACAGAAGGTCTTATTACTTACATGCGTACCGATTCGCTCCGTGTAGCCGATGTGGCTATTGAGCAGGTGCGTGGCTTTATTAAAGAGACGTATGGTTCTGAGTATGTGCCCGAATCTCCCAATTTTTATAAAAATAAAAAGGGCAACACGCAAGACGCGCACGAAGCTATTCGCCCCACCAACATGGAGCATGCGCCCGATAAGGTAAAAAAATATCTCGAACGCGATGCGTACCGTTTGTACGATCTTATTTGGAAGCGTTTTGTAGCCAGCCAAATGAAGCCTGCGGTGTTAGACCGTACGGTTTTTGTGATTGAAGTTAAAAATTGTGAATTTCGCGCCTCGGGTTCGGTTGTTAAATTTCCCGGTTTCTTATCTGTTTACCGTGAAGACTGGGATGAAGGCGATAACGAAAGCCGCGATAATCAAGATGAAGAAGGTCGACTTTTGCCCAATTTAAAGGAAGGTGAAAATTTAAAGTGTCACGAGTTTTTACCCTCGCAGCATTTTACCGAGCCCCCTCCACGCTATACCGAAGCGTCTTTAGTAAAAGAACTGGAAGAAAAGGGTATTGGCCGTCCGTCTACCTACGCCTCCATTCTTTCTGTTATCCAAGATAAAAAATACGTCGATAAAATTGAAGGTAAAAAATTTAGACCTACCGATTTAGGAAAATTGGTGAATGATCTTTTGGTAAATCACTTCCCTGATATTTTAGACGTAAAATTTACCGCCCACATGGAAGAAGAATTGGATGATGTGGAAGAGGGGAAGATGAAGTGGACCGATACCTTAAATGAGTTTTACAGTACATTTTCTAAAACTTTAGGTGAAGCTAAAGTGGCTATGCGTGATGTGAAGCGCCAAGAAATTCCTACCGATCAAAAATGTGAAAAATGCGGTGGGGTTATGGTTATTAAATTTGGAAAGCATGGTGAGTTTTTGGCCTGCCAAGCTTATCCCGATTGTAAAAATTCTAAAGAGTTTGTGCGAAACGAAGCCGGTAAAATTGAAATTCAAGCGGAGGAAACCACCGACGAAAAATGTGATAAATGTGGCAGGGCTATGGTGGTAAAGCGCGGTAAATTTGGTAAGTTTTTAGCGTGTTCGGGTTATCCTAATTGTAAAACAACAAAGGCTGTTTCTATTGGTGTAAATTGTCCTAAATGCACCAAACCTCTTTCCGAAAAGAAAACCCGTAGGGGTAAAGTTTTTTATGGTTGCACCGGATACCCTCAGTGCGATTTTGCCAGCTGGGATAAACCGGTAAATCAAAAATGTCCGCAGTGTGGTGCCAGCTACCTGGTAGAAAAAACCACCAAAGCACACGGCACCACCATTAAATGCGCCGAAAAAGAATGCGGGTATTCGCGGAGTGTGGAAGAAAGTGAATCTTAA
- the hpt gene encoding hypoxanthine phosphoribosyltransferase, with product MVESISHSVLLSANQIEERLKELAKIISKDYSGKKDIVVLGILKGSFIFMADLVRHLDLPITCEFLRIKSYDNNRSSGVIEIESHTLSLKDKHVLVVEDIVDTALTFNTLLDYLKSKEVKSLKTCVLLVKEQAAPHKKQINYLGFTIPNDYVYGYGMDDMEENRFLPFVAKKSVNL from the coding sequence ATGGTTGAGTCTATATCCCATTCCGTTTTATTATCTGCTAATCAAATAGAAGAACGTCTAAAAGAGTTAGCAAAAATCATTTCTAAAGATTACTCCGGTAAAAAAGATATTGTGGTGCTGGGCATTTTAAAAGGATCCTTTATTTTTATGGCCGATTTAGTGCGGCATTTGGATCTGCCTATTACTTGTGAATTTTTAAGGATTAAAAGTTACGATAATAATAGATCATCGGGGGTGATTGAAATTGAAAGTCATACACTTAGCTTAAAAGATAAGCATGTGCTGGTGGTTGAAGATATTGTGGATACTGCCCTTACTTTTAATACATTACTCGATTATTTAAAATCTAAAGAGGTAAAAAGTCTTAAAACCTGTGTATTGCTCGTGAAAGAGCAGGCGGCACCTCATAAAAAACAAATAAATTATCTTGGATTTACCATTCCTAACGACTATGTATACGGTTACGGGATGGACGATATGGAAGAAAACCGTTTTCTCCCCTTTGTAGCCAAAAAATCAGTTAATCTTTGA
- the purF gene encoding amidophosphoribosyltransferase — MCGIVGIYNHEEASKLAYLGLYALQHRGQESAGIAVSDGDNIKTHNAMGQVADIFTTPVLEKLPGRSAIGHVRYSTAGETVLRNAQPFTINFSRGIVSIAHNGNIVNADILKAELEAHGAIFQSTIDTEVILHLIAVSRKKSIVDRIIDALMKVKGAYSLVFLTPKKMIVARDPYGFRPLVLGKKGSTYVVASETSALDLIEATYERSVEPGEIIVFENGEMKSMSPFEPRKRGHCIFEYVYFARPDSIVYDRNVYEIRKGFGRMLARESKIKADMVVPVPDSGVPAAIGYSEESGIPFQMGLVRNHYVGRTFIEPEQSIRNFGVKVKLNPVKELMDGKKVILIDDSIVRGTTSRKIIKLVRDAGAKEVHMRISSPPTKWPCFYGIDTPSKKELIASHQSLEEICKFIGADSLSYLSKDSLYWFDKQNSREWFCDACFTGDYFEGTKEVKARLDAE; from the coding sequence ATGTGTGGAATTGTTGGCATTTACAATCATGAAGAAGCCTCAAAGCTGGCTTACCTGGGCCTGTACGCGCTTCAACATCGCGGGCAGGAGAGTGCCGGTATTGCTGTGAGCGATGGCGATAATATTAAAACACACAATGCCATGGGGCAGGTTGCCGATATTTTTACAACGCCTGTATTAGAAAAACTTCCCGGCCGTTCGGCTATTGGTCATGTTCGTTATTCTACGGCTGGCGAAACGGTACTACGTAACGCTCAGCCGTTTACCATCAACTTTTCACGCGGGATTGTTTCTATTGCGCACAACGGTAATATTGTGAACGCAGACATCCTCAAGGCCGAGCTTGAAGCTCACGGTGCTATTTTTCAGTCTACCATCGATACGGAAGTGATTTTGCATCTCATTGCTGTGTCTCGCAAAAAATCTATTGTTGATCGCATTATTGATGCCCTCATGAAAGTGAAAGGGGCATATTCTCTTGTTTTTCTAACGCCCAAAAAGATGATTGTAGCTCGTGATCCTTACGGTTTTAGACCTCTTGTTTTGGGTAAAAAGGGTTCCACCTATGTGGTGGCCAGTGAAACTTCGGCCCTTGATTTAATTGAAGCTACTTATGAACGTTCGGTAGAGCCTGGCGAAATTATTGTTTTTGAAAACGGCGAGATGAAATCGATGTCGCCCTTTGAACCACGCAAGCGTGGGCATTGCATTTTTGAATACGTTTATTTTGCTCGCCCCGATAGTATTGTGTACGACCGGAACGTGTACGAAATTCGTAAGGGTTTTGGACGTATGCTTGCGCGTGAGTCAAAAATTAAAGCCGATATGGTGGTTCCAGTTCCCGATTCGGGTGTGCCGGCGGCAATCGGTTATTCTGAAGAATCCGGTATTCCCTTTCAAATGGGGCTGGTGCGTAACCATTATGTAGGCCGTACCTTTATTGAGCCCGAACAATCCATCCGTAATTTTGGCGTGAAGGTAAAGCTTAATCCTGTCAAAGAACTGATGGATGGTAAAAAAGTGATTTTGATAGACGATTCTATTGTGCGTGGCACCACCAGCCGAAAAATTATTAAATTAGTGCGCGATGCAGGTGCAAAAGAAGTGCACATGCGTATTTCCAGTCCGCCCACCAAATGGCCTTGTTTTTACGGAATAGATACGCCTTCTAAAAAAGAACTGATTGCTTCGCATCAAAGTTTAGAAGAAATCTGCAAGTTTATTGGTGCCGATTCGCTCTCGTATCTTTCTAAAGATTCTTTGTATTGGTTTGATAAACAAAATTCACGCGAGTGGTTTTGTGATGCCTGTTTTACTGGCGATTATTTTGAAGGTACCAAGGAAGTAAAAGCTCGATTAGATGCGGAGTAG